The stretch of DNA GCTGCCAACACCAAAAATTTGCCTGCATATTTGTGGAAGTCCGAGTCAACCGAATTTTTGTGTGTCGTACAGACCAACCGTATCCCCTGCCTAAAATAAATTGTCCTTTTCAGAACTTCCTCTAGGTGACTGTTCATCATGGTCAGAACCTGGCATTTATGTGTCAGGTGGTAGGGAGAAAGGATCTTTCCTCTATCTTTTGCCACTAGCAGAGTTTGAAGTTCTAGTGTGATCTGTTGAATTTCAGCTTGCAGATCTGCAATACCTTCCAGCTCTGGGTCGTGAACTCTGAAGGGAGTTGGATCTAAGCAAGGAGCTGGTCCTACATGTTGATCCAAAGGTTCCTGGGACACATCTCCTGCCAAAACAAAGTGAGGAAGCTGTGAATCCTGTTGCTGATGATCCAGAGGATTTGAGGCCATAGCAATTATTGCTTTTCTTGACCTCCAGAAGCtacctttaaaagggggggggtaacttGCCTTaacagaaacaagaaaaaaaccattaaCAAAACTGCAAACTTGTGAGTAACCATGGGAGACGAAATCTCTTCTGAAATGGGATTTTCATTGTCTCCCAAACTGCCTTATACTCATGCAATTTCCTGTACTtcacatttttttattctttcttccctcctcaAGCTAAGAACAGGAGCCTGAATTATTACAAAACATGGCCTCAAAATCGTAAATCCAGTTTCTAATGCTTGTTGGCAAACCATAGTGGCGGGGCACTTCACTTCCACATGGAGCCCTACCTCATTTACCCCACAATTCCTTCAAGCCTTGTAATCCCTAGAGctttgaaatatttgaaatattcACTCGCCAAGAGAATGACTACACTATGGATGTGGCACAGAATAATTTCAATAAAATGGAAACAGGAACAGAACCTAAGAGGAGGAATTTCATGCATGCAAGGTGGGACTGTACAGAGATGATGTACTCTTAATGAACAATAAATGTTTCAATCAGAGTTCAATTGTGGCCCCATAtaattactgttgttgttatggTCATTGTTATTTATGTAacacttaatgccaaaataggcttctaagtagTTTACCAATATAAAAACCAATGGCACAAGCATGCACATTATATGGGAGTTTGCTCTATCCATAATTTTGGCTCTCTTGTTGTGAACTGTTTTCCATTCTAAAACATCTTCGAGGTTCAGCAACCAGAGCACTACAAACTATTCCTAGTGTGGTTGCGCCATATAACTTtatctcagtgattggacatctGACTTACAGACAGAAGGTCCCAAACTCAATTCCCTAGCATGTTTCAGCGGGACTGGGCATGTTGCTGCTGACAGtctgtgcagacagtactgacctAGTTGCTCCAATGGTCTGATcgagtacaaggcagcttcctatgctgctAAGATTCAAGTGGTCCAGTCTGGCCAAGGAAGAGAGAAGGTGTTCCAGCAGGGTTGAGAAGGCTTTAAGGAATAGAGTACACCAGACATGAGGATTAGTGCATTAGTTTTACTGGTTATAACTGtggctttagatcaggcatccccaaacctcggccctccagatgttttggactacaattcccattatccctgaccactggtcctcttagctagggatcatgggagttgtaggccaaaacatctggagggccgcagtttggggatgcctgctttagattgaTGTACCACCAcatcatgctaaatttcattgGTGCTAAATTGCTAAATTGGTGTGGCACAACAATGACGTCATTGGACCTGTCACCATCCTTTATGTAGACaagtgcttctgttcccccatgattcaCCCATGCAGGAGCTGTGCACTGGTATAGCACTCCAAATTTCATCATACACAATGAACCCTGAAAACAGCTGCAAATTTACAGCACAAAAATGGAACTATTTCCCCAGGTTCACAGGGTTTCAAACTGTTCTCCCCCCCTCAAAGCAATTAACAAGGAAACAAGCACTAAACATCCACTAAGTTCCATCAGATTTCCAGAAAGGGCTtttaaatttggggaggggggtgtcacaTAAATCAGAAATGATCAGCTAAGGGAATGttaggaaaatggaataaagtgctcTTTGAATGTAGCCTTAGTTAAGAGCAAACTTGTAAGTTCACCatttagagaagaagaagaagaagaagaagaagaagaagaagaagaagaagaagaagaagaagaagaagaagaagaagaagaagaggaggaggaggaggaggaggaggaggaggaggaggaggaggaggaggaggaggaggaggaggaggaggaggagacttgtACTATCATCAAAGGACAATTCAAACATCAAGCCCAAAGGAAAAGGGAGTCATTTCCTCCAAACATTTTCCTTGTAGTCAATATGTTGAAGTATTTACATTTAACTCTTTGGTTGCATTGCTTCATGATTTAAATTGGATGTTTGCTATTATTCCCTCcattgtttttttgcaattcaataCTGGTCTAGCGCAAGGGGCTGGTGAGGACAGACCACTTTGTTTAGGGCAACATTCCCCCATGGTCAACCTCCCAGGGGAACAGAAGAAAGACAAGCTCCATAGCTTCTTGTAATAAGCTGTTCATTTAGCTCAGCTGTTTGTATCTCTTAGCTTTCCATCAGTTGGATgtcagggagggaaggagcaagaggcaaaaagtgggtggggtcagcattatacagtggtacctcggtttaagaacaaccctgtttacgaatgattcagtttacgaactctacaaaacaggaagtagtgtcccagtttacCTCAGTCTACctctttacctcagtctaagaacggaatctgaacaggggaagggcactggcagcaggaagcctcattaggcaaagcgcacctcggtttaagaatgcttttgttttcagaacggacttccggaatggataagttcgtaaaccgaggtaccattgtacttgcTTCTCTACCTTTGTATGGTAGTTTACATTGAACAACAGCAAGGTGAGGTTGTTACACCCACCCCAAACTCCctaatccaggcaagcaaggaggCACAGTTTAAGGAAACATTAAAGTCAGGCAAAAGCACACAAGGGCCCTGGGGGGGGGTATAGTCCAGGGAAAGCCGAGTCAAGATCtttgtaaaaagtaaaataaaatgcaagactTTTAGGAGGTTTGTAGATGTGGCAAAATGGCCACTGAGAAAACCCTCCCCGGGGGGAGGGTTCCTGAAATGTGGCTGAACTCAACAGCAGGTCATCAAGGTCATTAAAAAGCTTCTGCCCTGGATTATTAGAATCATCTTATAATATTATGGCTTGATTCAAAGACTTGCAGCAACAGCAAGTAAGTGCTTAGCAGAGACATGCCAGTTTTCATTTCAGTGTGCCAAGCTGTATTGATGCTGGTGCAGCTGATTAGGAGCCGGGTTGAGGGTTATATTCTAGCATTCATGGGTTCACTGGTTACACGAACAACTTGCAATTTCTATAGCTAAATACACAAAGGGAACGAAAATAATCCAGTCTTTCTAATACCCCTCCCAATTCCAAATGCCTGTAGGGAGCTACTGTGATCCTGCTTTCTTGCTTGCATTGTGTAAAGAATGACAAGAGCACTCAGCAAATAATAAACGACAACTTAAATACAACGGTAAAGTCAACAAAATTAATGCCTTTAGATTATTTTGTTtacgaaaataataataataaagctttcACATCACTGTTATAGAATCTGAGTACTAATTGTTCAATTCCGCAGCCTGGGGATAATGAATGgcactcactttctctctctctctctcccttgttcAAAGTATTCTGCCAATGCCCTTGGTTACATTTAATTTGACATTAAATCAAATGAGCATAAAAATAACACTGGAGAATAAATAGTGCGTATTCTGCATTGCTAGTCTAGCAGGctattataatatatattttacccCTCTGAAATGTTTCCCTCATTATTTTGTTACCATGTCAGCTAGGCGACTAAATAATATTTGCTGATGCTACAGGGGCATGTGAACATGGTGGCATTTGGTCAAGTAAGGAATGTAATAAAGAACTGTAAAgagctgtatatatgtgtgtgcatgagtacacacatgcacataacATTTCTAGACCACCTGTCACCCAGGGATCAAAAAAATGTCAAAACTAGATACATATAGatggtagatagatgatagatgatagagagatagagatagagatagatagatagacagatagattctggggttgcggcactcatctcgctttattggccaagggagccagcgtacagcttttccaggtcatgtggccagcatgacaaagcagcttctggcgaaccagagcagcgcacggaaacgccgtttaccttcccacttggagcggtacctacggatctacttgcactttgacatgctttcgaactgctaggttggcaggagctgggaccgagcaacgggagctcaccccattgcagggattcgaaccaccgacctgatcggcaagccctaggctctgtggtttaacccacagcgccacctatgtcccaggtagatagatagatagataggtaacATTAAAACAGCCAAGCGACAAATAAAACTGCAGCACAGAAGAGCAATGTACATACATTTCAAAAGAAGGCATGACCCACTCAACCAAAGGTCATGGTAGggctgttcacacattacattcaatGAGTGTACAACCTGTCTGCACTTAAATGGTTCAGTGAATGTACACAGACTGTGTACACCAGGCATAGttaaacgtggccctccagatgttttgagactacaattcccattatccctgaccactggtcctgttagctagggatgatgggagttgtagtcccaaaacatctgggggggcgaaTTTGACTATGCCTCTTGTACACAGTAGTTGGCCTGCACAAATTAAGAAGTGTGCACACTTTCATGCATAGAGACAGCTTGCACCCATCTTATGTGTGAACAAACCTGATGTTTCATTAAAAGCTGAGTGAGTCTGGTTGCATAGCACACCTCACTGGCACACTAGTTTTCTATATGACGGGATTTCATTTTAAAGGGAGGAGCATTCAACCATGTCCTGCAGCCTCAcagacagttccccccccctgtgATTACTAGGCCCAAGCCACTGCTCACTTTATAAAACTAATAATGGAAACAGCAGCCTGAAATAGCTAGCAACTTGTAATACAATAGGTAGCTGTGTACAACAGGTAGCTATGCACGCACTGGAGTAAATGAAATGGTGCAGAGGCAAATCTGGAGCTCTGGAGCTTGTAAGTATGTTTAGAATTCATTGAATTCTATTTCCAAAGAGTTCGGGATAGTAACTATCCtactttacttacttacttacttacttacttacttacttttacatttatatcctgcactacaccacactgtatcCACACATCCATCTTGTGAGATGAATCACTCACTCTCCAGTCTAACCTAAGATCACCACTGAGCTTCAAATCTGAGTGGGAATTCTATATCAGTTTGAACACATTATCCATTTTATCACAGGACTCCTATGCAAAGGTTGCTTCACCCGGGTATGATCTCATACAAATGGTAGATGAGCAACAGGAGTAAAGCGATCACATGGACAAGATTGATCACAgggagtttctttcttttctttctttctttctttctcagctgGCCTTCCACCCTGCAACTCCACACTGGAAAGGTCACTTCTGAGAATGAAAGAATGAAGAAGCCTCATAGCTGGGCTCAGTgcatggttccctccctgcaactcCACACTGAAGTTGTCACTCAATCCAACATTATGGGCCAGACAAATGAGTCTAAGTACCAAAAATTAAGACAGAACAAGCACTGAGAGAATAAACCAACTGCATGGGTCTTTCCTGATTAGTTAAGAATTATGGACCCACATTTGCACCACACTTAAATGAGAAGACCTTAGCTAACACCATCATCCCCTCATGTTATATTTGATAAGGTGTGtaatctatttttctctttgtcaAGTGCAACATTGTTTGCTCGGGgccatagatcagtggtagagcatctgctctgcatgcagaagacccaaagttcaatccccagcatctccaaataaGGCTTGAGATGTCCCCtgtctggagagccgctgccagtctgtgtagatgATACAGAGCTGGATTGACCAGTGGGCTGCCTCTGTTTGAGGCTGTTTCTTTTGTTTCTATGGCTGCATGCCAACTGTGGGCATGGATGAAGCCATTTGTACAGACACCTGTTCCactgttctttctctttctgataccccctcttctctctctcccttttccttctCATCCAGTAAGCTGCTGAAGAAGGGACAGAACTGTCCAAACCTCTGGCAAGACTGGACATTTGCAAACCCATATTGAAAATTGGTGAAGGGAACACTTAACATTAGGGTGAGGGATGCAATTGGGCTCAGGCTGCCCATACTTATCTTAGAACAACCACAGTTCTAAGATTTCCAGCCCAATTTGGAACTCTGACTGGAGGGCAGTGGAAAGCAGATGTTTTCACTTTTCTTGTTGTCATgcaaggagagaaggggaaataCATGGCTCCTAGTTTGTGTGCAATTTACTTCCAATCACCTGAACCATATTTCAGCCAATTTGATACGTTCttgatgttgatggactcccaactcccatcagcctcagccaacatctTAAGGGCTATCCCTGGTTCTGATTTTTGTTTGAACAAGGGTCAACAGACACGTTAAGGATCTCTTGAGCCACTGCATCTAACATTGGTAAAGTGGTTACTACCCAGATCCAATTCAAGACAATGGAACTAAATTATTCCAGTGGCTGGTGGTTGATCAATCTATTCCTACAAAGAACTAAAACAGAAGGTCCTGATAGAATAAAAACTATTGTCCTAGCTCTAAGGAATTGTAATAGTAAACAGTTGAACATTATGGCttggatttattatttttaatcgcTTTGTCTGGAGCGAGTGGGATAGACTCTCCAATACCTGGTAGTGTTACTTTTAATCCACCAGCAAAAGAAAAATTACCTTTCTGAAAGGAACATCTCAGCCTACTTCCCAACTCATAGAGACTGCAAGATGTGCCTTTGTGTATCAAAAGGATAAAAACGACACAAGGCATAATTGCTCAGTTTTCAAAGAGCTGTAAGATATTTCCCATGGAAAAAAGCTTCCAGACAATAGAATAAAAAACCTAGCCCTAGCAATTTCAACACATTACAGCTCCCTTTGTTAGCTTTTCAAACCATGCAAAAAAACTTCTATCCCTCAAGAGGCTACCCACACCCATTAGAAATAATCCCATTCTTGCATCTCCCATGGGCCACTCTGCATTGAGAGACATTTAAAAGCTAACTGTTCTTACTTCTTACCAACCTGTTGCTCCCACTCTGgaatagcactctccccttctgttctCCAAAATAGCAGGACACCACTTTTACGACAACTGATAAGAGGGAAGACTCCCAAAATGAGACCATAGCTGCTTCTTACAATTATGATTGGTAAACTGTAACCATCCCTACGAAGGATGCAATAAAATACCAATGGTGAAAAACTgaatatctgttgttgttgttgctcctgcTGTTGTTTATAGATTTCTTAGTAATTTGTTAACTAAAAGTCTCCAGTCAACTTACATTTAAAATCAGAAACACAAAGACATTATTGCAGACTTGCAAACAACAATGGCAGggacaggtttttttgtttttttgttttttgttttttttgcaattgagCCAACTGCACAGAATCAAGGAAACCTCAGGCATTCTACCGTAGCAGCATCTGACACCTGCACAACAGCTACATGCTTCCCTCATGGTGCCCAAGTTCATCCTCACAAAGTTCCCgatatgtacatacatacatacatacatacatacatacatacatatgtgcaCATAGTTCAAAGGACAATATTTGAAATAAGCCAGGACGATACTGCATTTAGGGACTTGTAGACCTATAATCATTTAAAACTCTAACCTTTCCCAAATAGTATCCATGCAAAAACACACGTTATTTGCAGAATTTGCCACAACTTTCTATATGGTAGCAAGAAACAAATTCAGCACACACTGCATTATCTGTCATTTATCCATTCtagttgttgagttgttgttgttgttgttgttgttgttgttgttgttgttgtttttaatgaacttCGCTTAATTACCCCTCTTTTAAGAAATACAAATAGAATGCTATTAAAGAGAATGGGAACTTATCCCAACATCCTTAAAGTAAATCTACACACTACGAAGTACTGCTGTGTCCTATCGATCTATGGAAGGGGAAATAGGTTCAGAGATTTAAGCTGAATGGTGCAGCTAACCTTATACTTTACAGTATTAAAAATGTCGCCATATTTCGAGGATAAAAAAAGTGCTAAAAGCATATTCAGCTCCTCCAAGGCTCATCAtcattatttggggtggggaggtggagaaGTTCCAGCTGACAACGACAATGCAGAGGGTTCAGAAATGTCCAATGTAACAGGGAGCTGGACCTGATGCAACAGAGCTACAACTTGCAAAGAGGGTTGATACTGATGTTAAAAATAATAGGAAAGACCCACAACTGTAGCCTTCCTAGGTTCCCGTAGGCTGACTGTAACTCTGAGAGACCTATGTCAGCTTGAACACACTGGCGACTGGTTTAATTTATTAGCTAATATTTGTGCAGAGTGTTTCGCTTTAACATCGCAAGACACTGTAAGAGTCTTATCCAAGCTGAAGTTGAAAGAGATTATTATGATTAATACATACAAATCTTGTTTGTagtctgtctccctcccccccacacacacacacaaagtggcaTGGGCATTTTGGATCTTTGGTTCAGTTATGGTCCTGGGGGAC from Zootoca vivipara chromosome Z, rZooViv1.1, whole genome shotgun sequence encodes:
- the LOC118084283 gene encoding HAUS augmin-like complex subunit 2, whose amino-acid sequence is MASNPLDHQQQDSQLPHFVLAGDVSQEPLDQHVGPAPCLDPTPFRVHDPELEGIADLQAEIQQITLELQTLLVAKDRGKILSPYHLTHKCQVLTMMNSHLEEVLKRTIYFRQGIRLVCTTHKNSVDSDFHKYAGKFLVLAAAFTEKLESYLNAVSLIPQKYPSNMKSALAKIKSLMKKGEELSGKIQELREDVELPEE